The genomic region ATTCGAGCTACCCAATCTAACACTTCCTCTTAGCGAAGAAGGTGTTTTGCATAACACCCAActtatctctaaagaagatgattttTGCCTTCCCTAATGCCTTTGTCAAGATGTCTACTACCTATTAATCTGTAGGTATTTACTGTAGCTGAACAATCCTCTATTTTACGcaatccctgatgaagtgatacctgatgtatATATGCTTAGACTTGTCGTGAAACACCCAATTCTCAGATAATTTGATGCAATTTTGATTGTCATAATGTATCACCatagtctcaaccttctgaccagACAAGGCTACTAGCAGCTTTCAAAGCCAAATAGCCTGATAAGTTTCCATGTTAGCTATTATGTATTCTACTTCTACAGAACTCAGAGCCATGGACTTCTACTTCCTATTGCACCAAGAGACAACTCTTGATCCCAAACTAAAGCAACACCCTAAACTTATTTTCCTATCCATTGTACTACCTTCCCAGTCTACGTCAGTAAATCCTATCAACTTGATTCCATCACCTAGAGCATATCTAGTTCTATACCTGATTGTACTAGGAAAATAGCACAACACATGCTTTGTCGTTGTCCAATGAACTCTCTTTGGCTCAACCATaaactgactaagagagtttactgcaaAGGATATATCTAGTCTAGTGTcgaccaaatacatgagagaaccaatcaacttcTTGTATAAGGTGAGGTCTACATCCTTCTCACTGGATGTGGCTACCTTCTTCCAATTCATGATCATGGATGTAGACATGCCTCTAAAATCCTCCATCTCAAACTTCCTTGAGATTTCAATGCAGTATTTCCCTTGCCCAAGGAAAATCTCCCCATCTATCTGccacacctccatgcctagaaattGGTGTgtaagtcccaaatccttcatctcaaactctgctGCAAGGTCCCTTTTACACTCCTCTATGAGCCCTAATGAACTTGTTAGAAAAAAGTCGTctacatatagaacaagaatgataACCTCACCCcgaaccaccaagtagtagaggttagcATCTGCCTCACTCTTCATGAAGCCCATTCCCTACAAGTAACTATCAATGCACTCATACCGCGCCTTGGGAGCGTACTTGAGCCCGTACAAATCTctcttcaatctgcatacatgGGTCTTGACGTTGTATGCtacaaatccttctagttgttctatgtatacctcttctatCAACTCTCCATTAAGAAAAGTCTCATTGACATCCATtagatggatctgccatcccatgtATGCTACAAGTGAGATGACAGCTcatatagaagtatacctggccacTAGAGcgaatgtctcctcatagtctattccctccttttgAGAGAACCTCTTAGAcacaaaccttgccttgtatttcttgatgataccatctgcaccatgcttgatcttatagatccaacaTGATCCAATCACTGCCCTATCTATTGGTCTAGGAACAACCTCCCACACATGGTTTTTCATTATTGAGGTATACTCCTCAACCATCACATCTCACCACACCTATTGTTGTGCAACCTCCTGATAACTAGAACGCTTGTCATCTACCAACTCATTGATTAAAGCCATATAGTCATTAATTCTAGTAGGTTGTCTTTGTTGTCTATTGCTTGTCCTAGGAGCACCCACAAACTCTTGTGTATCCCTATGTGTTTGTTGAACCTCACGATTCCTGCTAccaactgtagaggatgaaatatcaaccCCAATGTCTTCCTACCGCATCTCTTGGATTTGCTGCATTTGTTGCTCCATATTTTTGGAACTCAACACTAGAACCTGTGCTTGTGCTAGTAACTG from Cryptomeria japonica chromosome 3, Sugi_1.0, whole genome shotgun sequence harbors:
- the LOC131067187 gene encoding uncharacterized mitochondrial protein AtMg00810-like; translated protein: MGFMKSEADANLYYLVVRGEVIILVLYVDDFFLTSSLGLIEECKRDLAAEFEMKDLGLTHQFLGMEVWQIDGEIFLGQGKYCIEISRKFEMEDFRGMSTSMIMNWKKVATSSEKDVDLTLYKKLIGSLMYLVDTRLDISFAVNSLSQFMVEPKRVHWTTTKHVLCYFPSTISESSECDKEGEMEFDIVIKEEMAKGNEEDDPSRIVELLADQGCSPECPIKTRAEKRRRMKKP